A region from the Acyrthosiphon pisum isolate AL4f chromosome A1, pea_aphid_22Mar2018_4r6ur, whole genome shotgun sequence genome encodes:
- the LOC103310678 gene encoding ATP synthase subunit gamma, mitochondrial-like: protein MSLRSIQKKIQSYGNINKITSSLKLVSAAKMAKTERLLKDVRPFGYGTLSFYKRYTHINMLDHIENHLIFAITSDRGLCGGIHTAVVKKVKQELDRSDQQFAKVVCVGQKSEEMLAKSYKSHILFTVFKIGKDNATFLEASKIFNECNYAEFIACQIFYNRIVTKGTSKVDWISIYNTDFLLTVAHIASLEEVEEETMKSYIEFSTVSLLFFAMVENTLCEHSARMIAMDAASKNVKTLNEKLSLDYNRKRQFKITSDLIDIVSGSQVITEK from the coding sequence ATGTCTCTGAGATCCATCCAGAAGAAAATACAGTCTTATGGCAACATCAATAAAATCACCTCGTCCCTGAAACTCGTGTCGGCTGCAAAAATGGCCAAGACAGAGCGCCTGTTGAAGGACGTAAGACCATTTGGCTATGGCACATTATCATTTTACAAACGTTACACACACATCAACATGCTCGACCACATTGAAAACCATCTGATATTTGCCATCACGTCTGACCGAGGTCTATGTGGCGGCATACATACGGCTGTTGTGAAAAAAGTTAAACAAGAACTGGACAGGTCTGACCAACAATTTGCCAAAGTCGTGTGTGTTGGCCAAAAATCAGAGGAAATGTTAGCAAAATCGTATAAATCTCACATTTTATTCACAGTCTTCAAAATTGGTAAAGACAATGCTACATTTCTAGAGgcttcaaaaatattcaatgaatGTAATTATGCTGAATTTATTGCTTGTCAGATATTTTACAACCGTATTGTTACTAAGGGAACGTCAAAAGTTGACTGGATTTCTATTTATAACACAGACTTCCTTCTCACAGTAGCTCATATTGCAAGTTTAGAAGAAGTAGAAGAAGAAACTATGAAAAGTTATATTGAATTTTCTACTGTTTCACTTTTGTTTTTTGCCATGGTAGAAAATACCTTGTGTGAACATTCTGCTCGTATGATAGCTATGGATGCtgcttctaaaaatgttaagacgttgaatgaaaaattatccTTGGACTATAATCGaaaaagacaatttaaaatcacTTCCGATCTTATTGATATTGTTTCTGGAAGTCAAGTTATCACTGAAAAATAA
- the LOC100163069 gene encoding serine/threonine-protein kinase PAK mbt, which translates to MFSKKKKKPQISSPTNFEHRVHTGFDKREGKFIGLPLQWASIVGNNQILKSTNRPLPLVDPSEITPTEILDLKTIVRGENNPKINNNPVNIRNNETAGLPKTSNVARSNSLRSSSPPRIRRQHPNVPPPLPENEVLVMNQSLVPQHLPQYPTPNNTQTKLDYSNKFIKPGGSEWSAQETPVSRINQNNTPTGQTIISDQGVSHSYHSVQNGNIPPIFSNGSAVDSPSGSQTSQANTPVPPNRTHPVINNAQIISTNKGIPQSHTRNQDQNQNIKPTTNGISTASTMSIPSIATKQHHEQQRITHEQFRAALQLVVSPGDPRENLDSFKKIGEGSTGTVCIATDRMTGRKVAVKKMDLRKQQRRELLFNEVVIMRDYHHANIVDMYDSFLVGDELWVVMEYLEGGALTDMVTHTRMDEEQIATVCKQCLKALAYLHSQGVIHRDIKSDSILLTTDGRVKISDFGFCAQVSQELPKRKSLVGTPYWMSPEVISRLPYGPEVDIWSLGIMVIEMVDGEPPFFNEPPLQAMRRIRDMPPPKLKNSNKISPRLQGFLERLLVRDPAQRATAAELLQHPFLRLAGPPSLLVPLIRGSRHSNC; encoded by the exons aTGTTctcaaagaaaaagaaaaaacctCAAATATCTTCGCCTACAAATTTTGAACACAGAGTGCATACTGGCTTCGATAAACGTGAAGGTAAATTTATAGGTTTGCCTCTACAATGGGCAAGCATAGTTGGTAACAATCAAATACTGAAGAGCACCAATAGACCATTACCTCTGGTGGATCCATCAGAAATCACTCCTACAGAAATATtggatttaaaa ACAATTGTGCGTGGTGAAAATAATCCAAAAATCAATAACAACCCTGTTAACATTCGAAATAATGAGACAGCTGGACTTCCAAAAACATCTAATGTTGCACGTTCAAACTCGTTGCGTTCCTCAAGTCCACCACGAATTCGGAGGCAACATCCAAATGTACCTCCGCCTTTGCCAGAAAATGAAGTGTTAGTAATGAACCAGAGCTTAGTACCACAACATTTACCACAATATCCAACACCAAACAATACTCAAACAAAACTTGATTACAGCAATaaattt ATAAAACCAGGAGGTTCAGAATGGTCTGCTCAAGAAACGCCAGTATCACGAATAAACCAGAACAATACTCCTACAGGCCAAACAATAATATCCGATCAAGGTGTATCACATTCATATCATTCTGTGCAAAATGGAAATATCCCACCAATATTTTCTAATGGCTCAGCAGTGGACTCACCATCCGGAAGTCAAACATCACAAGCCAATACTCCCGTGCCACCAAATCGTACCCATCCTGTTATTAACAATGCCCAGATTATTAGTACAAACAAG GGCATTCCTCAAAGTCATACTCGAAATCAAGATCAGaaccaaaatattaaaccaACCACAAATGGTATATCAACAGCTAGTACAATGTCAATTCCTAGTATAGCTACAAAACAACATCATGAGCAACAACGCATTACACATGAACAA TTCAGGGCTGCCCTTCAACTTGTTGTTAGTCCAGGAGATCCTCGTGAAAATTTGgatagtttcaaaaaaattggtGAAGGGTCAACGGGTACTGTTTGTATAGCTACAGATCGAATGACAGGTCGTAAAGTGGctgtaaaaaaaatggatttaagGAAGCAACAACGTAGAGAATTGTTGTTCAATGAAGTTGTCATAATGCGAGATTATCATCATGCAAACATTGTTGATATGTATGACAGTTTTTTGGTTGGTGACGAATTATGGGTTGTAATGGAATACTTAGAAGGCGGAGCACTTACTGATATGGTAACACACACTAGAATGGACGAAGAACAGATTGCTACTGTTTGCAAGCAGTGTTTGAAAGCATTGGCATATTTGCATTCACAGGGGGTAATACATAGAGATATAAAAAGTGATTCCATACTTTTGACTACTGACGGAAga gtgAAAATTtccgattttggtttttgtgcTCAAGTATCTCAAGAGTTGCCTAAGAGAAAATCATTAGTTGGAACACCTTATTGGATGTCTCCTGAAGTGATTTCACGTTTACCATATGGGCCAGAAGTTGATATATGGtcattag GTATTATGGTCATTGAAATGGTTGATGGTGAACCACCTTTCTTTAATGAACCACCTCTTCAAGCTATGAGAAGAATACGTGACATGCCTCcaccaaaacttaaaaattccaataaa ATATCACCTAGGTTACAGGGCTTTTTAGAAAGGTTATTAGTCAGGGATCCAGCGCAAAGAGCAACTGCGGCTGAACTTCTACAACATCCGTTCTTAAGATTAGCTGGTCCTCCTTCGCTGTTAGTGCCATTAATACGAGGGTCCAGACATAGCAACTGTTAA